In one window of Candidatus Poribacteria bacterium DNA:
- a CDS encoding diaminopropionate ammonia-lyase encodes MNTYETNLFINPEVRPLPEYGRAQRALLNQDAFADVEAEVTKLPGYQPTPLITLNGLALASGVGALWCKHEGYRFEVGSFKPTGPVYAMLAVLKGEIQKATGVETVTTQDLIDRKYGSVTQEIVVSAATSGNHGRALAWGARMFGCRCAIYMNDGVSAGREEAIAGYGAAVVRVQGNYDRAVQRSFADAEKLGYFVVSDDKSAKYPHIAGAIMQGYAMVADEIVQQFRGAQPPTHVFVPGGGGRFAGATCGHLWERYGSSHPRIVVVEPTTSACLYQSMVENRAATVSGDGRSVMDGLVVESASSQAWEILRDGAFAFLTIPDEAAMDAIRQAATGVGEDASVVIGETGIAGWAGFLAATRDENLRQQLGLDGKSRVVIIATEGATDPEVYRNLVGASPETVEAGTKPQTTE; translated from the coding sequence ATGAATACTTACGAAACCAATCTTTTTATCAATCCAGAAGTCCGCCCTCTCCCGGAGTACGGTCGGGCACAGAGGGCATTATTGAATCAGGATGCCTTTGCCGATGTGGAAGCAGAGGTTACAAAGTTGCCCGGTTATCAACCGACGCCGTTGATTACGTTGAACGGTCTTGCTTTGGCAAGCGGTGTCGGGGCCCTGTGGTGCAAACACGAGGGATATCGATTTGAAGTGGGAAGTTTCAAACCGACGGGTCCCGTCTACGCCATGCTAGCTGTGTTAAAGGGTGAGATCCAAAAAGCCACGGGTGTAGAAACGGTTACGACGCAAGACTTGATAGACAGAAAGTATGGATCGGTAACGCAAGAGATTGTCGTCTCTGCAGCGACGTCGGGCAACCACGGTCGCGCGTTAGCGTGGGGTGCCCGTATGTTCGGTTGTCGGTGCGCCATTTACATGAACGATGGTGTCAGCGCCGGCAGGGAGGAAGCGATTGCCGGCTACGGTGCAGCGGTGGTGCGAGTGCAGGGAAACTATGACCGAGCGGTGCAACGTTCTTTTGCGGATGCCGAGAAGTTAGGCTATTTTGTCGTCTCGGATGACAAATCTGCCAAGTATCCCCACATTGCCGGTGCGATTATGCAGGGTTACGCAATGGTCGCGGACGAAATCGTTCAACAGTTCAGGGGTGCCCAGCCACCCACTCATGTCTTCGTCCCCGGCGGTGGGGGTCGATTTGCCGGCGCAACTTGTGGGCATTTGTGGGAACGATATGGAAGCAGCCATCCACGGATAGTTGTCGTTGAGCCAACCACGTCCGCCTGTCTGTACCAAAGCATGGTCGAAAACAGAGCGGCAACCGTCAGTGGTGATGGGCGGTCAGTTATGGACGGACTGGTCGTTGAATCGGCTTCGTCCCAAGCGTGGGAGATTTTAAGGGATGGTGCTTTCGCTTTTCTGACTATCCCTGACGAAGCAGCTATGGATGCCATACGGCAGGCGGCGACAGGTGTCGGTGAGGATGCCTCAGTCGTCATTGGTGAGACAGGAATTGCAGGATGGGCAGGGTTTCTGGCAGCGACCCGCGATGAAAATCTGCGCCAGCAACTCGGGCTCGATGGTAAAAGCCGGGTTGTTATTATTGCAACCGAGGGAGCGACTGATCCGGAGGTTTATCGCAACCTTGTCGGTGCGAGTCCAGAAACAGTTGAGGCAGGAACGAAACCCCAAACAACAGAATAG
- a CDS encoding beta-lactamase family protein gives MADCVLQNLIPDIERLAETKVAMYRLPGIALGVIRDQELAWFGGFGAADLATGKKPTENTIARIASVTKTFTTTAIMQLRDEGRLTLEDPLTHHIPEFDSARAIRDNVEGVTLRRLLTHRSGLVTESPTHGWNDLDFPSREEMLAKLPETGIVIPQDSAFKYSNLAFGLLGEVVYRLTGTPYTEYIHANIIEPLGLTSTVFDLTDELRPHFFVGYNPTPYQDRPERAPYAHLNGLSSAGQLHSTVSDLAKWISFQFQTDGGDRCGAQVLTGQTVAEIHQPQYVEQDWSSGQCLGWRATRIGDHIYHNHGGGIHGFGTQVWFNVPSKTGVVVLLNMWPPHGGLEMAQAVLEMVLNADESIQPVLEQPTLEPAPETLQRYLGYYRAEPGIDVNIEMRDGSLQLVAHGGAAYSLHAPAVLEPTDNKAEWLVRGGRAAGEIAVFDFDDDNRVRSYELGAFVFKKLV, from the coding sequence ATGGCAGATTGTGTTCTCCAAAACTTGATACCAGACATCGAGCGCTTGGCAGAAACAAAGGTTGCTATGTATAGACTTCCCGGCATAGCGCTCGGCGTTATTCGTGACCAAGAACTCGCTTGGTTCGGTGGGTTCGGCGCGGCGGATTTGGCTACGGGAAAAAAGCCTACTGAAAATACGATTGCCCGTATCGCTTCAGTGACCAAAACGTTCACAACAACTGCCATTATGCAGTTGCGGGATGAAGGGCGGCTCACGCTGGAAGACCCATTGACACATCACATTCCCGAATTTGATTCGGCTCGTGCTATCCGCGACAATGTTGAAGGCGTGACGCTTCGCCGGTTGCTGACGCACCGCTCTGGATTGGTCACCGAGTCCCCGACGCACGGTTGGAATGATCTCGATTTCCCAAGCCGCGAAGAGATGCTCGCCAAACTACCGGAGACAGGGATTGTTATCCCACAGGATTCCGCCTTCAAATACTCAAACCTCGCATTTGGGTTACTCGGCGAGGTAGTATACCGACTCACCGGCACACCATACACCGAATACATCCACGCCAATATCATTGAGCCACTTGGTCTAACCTCCACAGTCTTTGACCTCACAGACGAATTGCGTCCTCACTTCTTCGTCGGCTATAACCCAACGCCCTACCAGGATCGTCCTGAACGTGCCCCCTACGCCCATTTGAACGGACTTTCATCGGCGGGTCAACTGCATTCCACCGTCAGTGACTTGGCAAAATGGATATCGTTCCAATTCCAAACCGATGGCGGAGATCGATGTGGCGCACAGGTGCTCACGGGGCAAACAGTTGCGGAGATTCACCAACCACAATACGTCGAGCAGGATTGGTCGTCGGGGCAATGCTTAGGCTGGCGGGCGACCCGCATTGGGGACCATATCTATCACAATCATGGTGGCGGGATTCACGGCTTTGGCACACAGGTGTGGTTTAACGTTCCAAGTAAAACAGGCGTGGTTGTTCTCCTCAATATGTGGCCTCCGCACGGCGGTCTTGAGATGGCGCAGGCGGTGCTTGAGATGGTGCTGAATGCCGACGAATCGATACAGCCTGTACTAGAGCAGCCAACGCTTGAACCAGCGCCAGAGACGCTACAGCGTTATCTCGGTTATTATCGTGCTGAACCGGGAATTGATGTGAACATTGAGATGCGTGATGGCAGCTTGCAGCTTGTGGCTCACGGTGGCGCTGCATATTCTCTGCACGCCCCGGCAGTCCTTGAACCGACCGATAATAAGGCGGAATGGCTTGTTCGTGGCGGGCGCGCGGCTGGAGAAATCGCCGTCTTTGATTTTGACGATGATAATCGGGTGAGAAGCTACGAGTTGGGAGCTTTCGTATTCAAGAAACTGGTATGA